The genomic DNA GCCACAGTGTGTCATTGCACTCACTTTTATGTCATGTCATTTCAGATAGACTAACTTTCAAGGTTTGTGGTATTTCCTTTTGATCCTTGATATGATTCTATCGTCTATCCATcctgctgattggctggtgcaCCTGAACAGAGGGAGTTGCTGATTGGCTGGTTACATAAACTAACAATGGAGACACAGATGACACAGATGGAACTAATCTCACAGAATCAAGCATTTACCCCTTTATCTAATGATGCTGAACatgaccagtgtttcccacagaattaaattctatttgtggtggtaggtttgcagaattaacttgaatgcaacagtttttaacaaactagcgcagtgtggttatgatgcagatttaagcacaatttagccagtcgacaTTATGCAATTGCAGGATTGTTCATGTTTTCTTTAAATATGCATAGGTTTGTTGAGAAACAAGGAGAGGCTGcgcaaaggtgcacatagcttTACAATGAACGAATTCCATCCAATTTAAACAGTACCAcgtggaaaatcattgtgtggtggtcagttctgatattgtggtgggccgccacaaataagtcaatgtatgggaaacactgatgacTAATCATCTAATGATGCTGAACAATGACTAATCATCTAATGATGCTGTACATAATGCTGAACATGACTAATCATAGTAGGACGCTGAACAATGACTAATCATCTAATAATGCTGAACAATGACTAATCATCTGATGATGCTGAACATGACTAATCATTTAATGATGCTGAACATGACTAATCGTAGGACGCTGAACAATGACTAATCATCTGATGATGCTGAACATGACTAATCATCTGATGATGCTGAACAATGACTAATCATCTCAGGACGCTGGccactaacacacacctgcCATCCTGCAACCGCTGGGTTCTTAATGAACTAAATCCTTATTTAGAGTTGTCTCTTAATGTGGTTGTTAACAATCAACAAACTCTTAATGTTGATTTCAttaacaaacaactgaaaacgtTACACAGGGGCCCTTTAATCTACTCTATTCATCTCTACTCTACCCTTCTCTACTCTACTGATCTCTACACTACTCATCTCTTCTCTACTCATCTTTAATCTACTCTATTCATCTCTACTCTACCCTTCTCTACTCTACtgatctctactctactcatctcttcTCTACTCATCTTTAATCTACTCTATTTATCTCTGCTCTACTAATATCCACTCTTCTTTAATCATCCCTACTCGACTCATATCTGCCAAAGCGATCTCTCCTCATCTTTAATCTACTCTACTCAATTCATTTCTaatctactcatctctactcaactcatctctactctactcatctctactctactcatctctactctactcatctctactcatctctactctactcaatTCATTTCTACTCTACTTATCTCTACTCTTCTAATCTCATCTCTACTCATGTCATATCTACTCACCCGATCTCTACTCTaatcatctctactctactcatctcatcTACTGTAACAGTGTTGTCAGAGGAACagctagtgtgcatgtgttgggtATTACAGAGGAGCagctagtgtgcatgtgttgggtATTATAGAGGAACagctagtgtgcatgtgttgggtATTATAAAGGAGCagctagtgtgcatgtgttgggtATTATAGAGGAACAGCTAGTGTGCATTTGTTGGGTATGTTAGGAACagctagtgtgcatgtgttgggtATTATAGAGGAGCagctagtgtgcatgtgttgggtATTATAGAGAAGCAGCTAGAGTGCATGTGTTGGGTATTATAGAGGAACagctagtgtgcatgtgttgggtATGTTAAGAACagctagtgtgcatgtgttgggtATGTTAGAGGAACAtgctagtgtgcatgtgttgggtATGTTAGGAACagctagtgtgcatgtgttgggtATGTTAGAGGAACagctagtgtgcatgtgttgggtATGTTAGAGGAACAGCTAGTGTGCAatctttctgtgtctgtgaataGGCTGCATGCTTTTAGAAGGCGCTCTCTGTCAATCCAAAAAACTGGGGCCttctataagtataagtatatatacttttttgatcccgtgagggaaatttggtctctgcatttatcccaatccgtgaattagtgaaacacactcagcacacagtgtacacacagtgaggtgaagcacacactaatcccggcgcagtgagctgcctgcaacaacagcggcgctcggggagcagtgaggggttaggtgccttgcttaagggcacttcagccgcttcctactggtcggggttcgaatcggcaaccctccagttacaagtccgaagcgctaaccagtaggccacggctgcccattcTATGACTTCAAACAACCAGGACAAACAACGTGTTGGTAAATGAGACGTTCTAGACCTCTCATTTGGGCTTAAAAACATGGCTGCATGCATCATCATTGACAGAAAATACCAAAACATTTGTTACAATGGAAACGGCACACGACTCTGTTGTGTTATGAAAGTGCAGATAAAAATTCCCATTTTTGCTTTCCTTTTGAAGAATTTTCAAACATGGATGAAAATGGTACAGTGTAGTTGCGCAGCTATCACAGTTGAAGCATGCAGCCCCTGAATTGAAACGCAGTCCATACCAGCCCTCAGTGGGCATGGAATAAGAAAGTGTTTTAATTAATTTCCTGTCTTTCACATGATCCTTTGCAGCTGTCCTTGACGTCATCGTCAAGGCTCTGGCAAAGAGCCGCCGACTTCTCATCGTGCTGGATGgaatacacatggacacacacacacagacacacacacacacacgcctgctcaCACGGACACCATCCCACTTACAGACgctcaaacaaaaacacacatgcagacacacacacacacacaaacgcctgCTCACACAGAAACCATCCCACTTACAGACGCTcgaacaaaaatacacacacagtctgacacacagacactgggacaaaaacacacaccaggAAAGAATGTCACTTACAtttacacaaactcacacaaatgcacacacacagtcagacacacacacacacacacacccagcctcACACACCTTGCAGTTGGACCTGCACccagagcaggtgtgtgttgaGCTACACTCAGACCAGGTGTGTTTTGAGCGCACGATGGGTCAGTATAAGGCTCTGGTGAACTCTGGGTTGAAGGTGGTCATCGTCCAGACGGGAGAGGGGGCGGTCCAGCCTGCCCCCCCACTGCAGCTCCTCGCACACTCCACACGCCCACTCCgctggcacacacatacacacgcacacactcgccAGCTCAGCAACGCTTCTGGAAGGAACTGCGATACCGCATGCCAGCACCACGAAGGACACttttctgaaaacacacacacacacatcactgccgtctgacacacacacacacaaacacacaccactgctgtctgacacacacacacacacacacacaccacacacacacacacaccactactgtctgacacacacacacacacacacacacacatcactgctgtcatacacacacacacacaccactgctgtctgacacagacacacacacacagacatttatttgattttatttgaatCCGAAAGGCCAGCCAGGCAAGTTCCAAATACTCTGGGAAGAGTCATTGACAAGTTGATAGATCTACATGGCTCCTATACTGTTACAGGTCCTTCCATAACACTTTaagcataaacaaacatgtccATCTCCATATTCACACGCTCCCTGTGATGGCTGAGACACTCAGCTGCAGCTCTCTGACCACATTCAGGTGCATCATGGTATCCAAGTTGGCAAACGAGATCTACTAGTGATTGATATTTAGAATAGTTTGGAACAATAGACTGTGTCTGCATTACTCACCCAAGACACGGAGGCTTGTTTTTGGAAGCGGCAGGTATTTTGCGCTGTTGTAGATGTAGACACAGCAATCACTGTTGTAGATGTAGACACATATCACGTGATAGTGTAACGGTTGAGTTGTCACTGTTAAGCATGTTGAGAAGATGACCTGTTCTGGAATTGGTGTAAAGCCATTAAATGTTCGAGACGCCGAGACCCCCATTTCCGCACAACTGAAAGATAATGTCCCGAGTTGTGCAGCTGTTGAAACTATATACAGTTCTATGCTTCTGTGTCGACTCCACGCAATGTATACACCGTTACCTCGATGTCGGCATGAATCTTTCAAAGTTCTGCCTCACCCACCACCGAAACGGTAGTCAGAATGGCGAACTTCATAGAATGCTGCGCTGaaatatttgttatttgtttggccttttcttgcttagattttgtaaAGGTTATCAAGAAATAGACACCGTATATTCTAATGACCTAGTTATTGTAACCAGAAAATAAGTCTGAGGTTGTTTGTGAGGTGTCTGCCAGCCATTTTTTTTCATGATAGCCAGCGAACTTACCACAACTGCCCACAAATACTGCTTGCTGATTTCAAAATGTTACTGACAAATTTACAATTACAAGACAGTTTACAATCTAATTACATatattgtaaccaaaatatatctTATGAGTTTATTTGCTAATCTTATGTCAGCGAAATAGCATTTTGCTACTGCCTAAACAGTAGGCTGTTTGAAGCAACTGGCTCATCACGTAGcctaccacactgaaagctaatattttgtcactagcaacctacatctgtcttCTGTCAAAAACCGTTGCATTGTCAGCTCTGAATGAAGAATGAATGAAAACAGGCACAAAACAggacaaaactagatgtaccacatagcggtacaaaatatgaccgccgctcagtcctgtacatccgttccgcgaaaataaatcacacttcaatttatctccatattttactccatcccccactcttcaaacttttgtgtatgcttgtttgccatgcctgtgtgtgtgtgtgcggctgcacagaaagtagcctactggtgctgaaaagatgaatagattgtagaatagccaaagaagatgtagcattgttataaaacctttaaaatctctagcAATCttaacaatcacaagtagggcagttcatcacagttcatccattgcaactggattgatgaaaggtcacttacacctgtaggctacattgtatttgggaaaagcaaaaggtatcagcataatgttatttatttatttataaacaaaaacatctttgtcagttccatgccgttttcaacagctatcaaaaacaaaggtcatttttggatggatggattttttgtgaatgtttcttcttctacataagattttagtcatctttagttcatgtgatactttattgtcaatgcacaaattaagtaacagtagtctgaaacgttattgttaatgcacaaattaagtaaccagtggtgcaaataactgacatgtctaAATGGGcgttgatgaaatgcgtcgctagactgttcatacacattttaacgggccaaagtttaagagctgttgtccgttattgttcatgcaaatataggctgatatctggctttcaccagaccaagctcaatcttttaagaaatcaaaaaataaatagcgggcagatcaggctgggttcacccagcctagtccatcggcacccgatattgtttaattttccgattgagatatccacgctctggctattctaaatgcaaaaatgcatcagggagttatgacaaaactgtaactaacaaactagatcctaatagaaagctgttagcttccctaagctacaggtaggcttataaggtaggcctatttacaacataaattgtcaataggctatgctggcaacacaaataaaatctcctttggaaattAATGGCTTacaccttacagtatcaagcggacttaaactgctatatcatggcgaaaagttgtaataaaattcacgcagctccatgagtcaaggaaagcgcgaatgaagtagccacttctaaatgggacccactacacagtattaaggtgtgttgctaaagcagccataatgaaatgaaggtgtcattgtttggatacttcacacacacatgctttttaatttcacagactacaactaccaagctggaatcaaagcacatcgattcccctctcacaccctgcacgcacttaaaacaaataaacaggcgtctcagtctcacgcatgtataggcaaaactgtatcagaccggtgtaacgttggtaaatcttccagtgcacagaatgatttttgtagcacgcggcaacaaatgacagtcgaaagatacaattacagtgctgctatcaatttgcttggtataaccgcatttatagttttctacaaatgcaatcaatcaaattggcctccatcactcaaccaacgctaacggtaacattacctaggtccttgattgatattataagattaacgtacctgcagtaaaaaccaagcatgtccgataaacatcctcagatttatttcggcttcaagaagaaatgggaattaaatttcatgtgaaaatcgtcctatccttattaggcgttctctgcggtaaactacagtccttgtaggaaggtccattgtttttccaacccacttttaacttccaacaaaattacgtctcactgcaacaatgcaccatctagtggacaaacgactacttatcgccaatactggaaatgcagccatgatgatgatgatgatgaatatttggctttcttttaatcctactgaatttgtaattatgtatcggccattctaataccgatagtatgtgggtgcctgtgtgtgtgtgtgtgtgcatgtgtatatgtgtgtaccgccatctacaggccaatgagggtacagtcactaaatgtacacataacctaattttttttagaaccccccatggatgaaattctacgaaacttggcatacccccagagaatgccaggtcaatcatacacataaaatttggtgcagttctgaacatcttaactgaagataggggcgattaaagcagaataatattgcattttcattttttaccgggggggtgcaaatcacaaatgagtgattatgggccaggttgatgtgggcccttgagaccaacataccataaaagattcttcagattcttcatcctcagtgccacggttcaacTTCAAAGTGGGAAGAGTCCATGTTCATATGACatttttaggtgtgtgtgtgtctccacatGACATGGAGAAggtggggcacacacacacacccagaaaaTTCACTCCCACTAAaaccgcacgcacacacacacacacacacacacacacacacacacacacacacacacacacacacacacacccatacacacacccatcacagcacaccacagtgCTCATGGGATAGTTGCTGGAACTGCACGGAGcacagagcctgtgtgtgtgtgtgtgtgtgtgtgtgtgagataaggGGGTGGGGAGGATGTGCAGCCAGGCATCATCCCTAAAAAGAGCTTCATTCCACAGCCTTGACTCACCATGGTCATGAATCCTCACAGAcaaccggacacacacacacacacaaacacgcacaaacacacatgcacactcacactcagtaaTGTATtcatgcacacgcatacacacacacacagacacacacgcacaaacacacatgcacactcacactcagtaatttattcatgcacacacacatacagacacacacacacacacacacacacacacacactgtttcgtCCCTTTGTGTTGtgctctgtttctgtttattcCGTTCTGTGGTCTGATTTGTTTCGGACGGTCCTGTGGGCAACTACTGCTCTGCAGTGTGATTGGGGCTCTGCTCTGTAAAAGGGCCTTGCTGCATCACTCTGGGggaacgtgcacacacacacacacacatgcacacacaaacacatacacacacacggcttgCTACCTCACGCTGGGGGAATGCACACTTTGGACATTTTTGGGTTTTCTGTTGCCACATGACATGCTGCTCCCCTGCTCAACACAAGCCACATGCTCCAGCCTTCACTCACTGtcactcaccatctctctccatctctcctgctctccatctctccatctctctcctgctctctcctgctctctccatctctcctgctctctccatctctctccatctctcctgctctccatctctccatctctcctgctctctcctgctcccccctgctctctccatctctctccatctctctccatctctctatcactcttgctctctccatctctctcctgcctcctgctctctccatctctctcctactctctcctactctctcctgCCTGCTGTCAGAGTGAGGGACTGAGAGAAGGCTGGGGATTGCCTGGGCCTGCGCCTGAGGCCTTGTGTTTGGACTTTGTTTTGCAGCCTTAGTTTTGATTCATTCTCACTTTTGCTATTATTCTATTTGTGTAAATGCTTTAAATTTATGCCATCTCAAACATTTTGTTCATGTTCAGTAACTCCTAGAACTGGACATGAGAcactcatgcacgcacgcacgcacacacacacacactcaaacacatcaaaacacatcgaagacataacatacatgtcatatgtacatgtaagtaattaactggtacacttaataggtttattccactgtatcaaagagtaacaaggttgtagcagcacagctgttacatgtacactgaagacaatgaggccttgactggagctaagaatggtttgtatatcaaatctaacatgaccagatttaccccatccagcaggtctcaggtcagctctttgcctctgatgaaaatttaggcaaattggcaaagtttttgtaaaagcactcagtattacaatgtaacaactatatgtaggtacccacaaatacataatgcaagtacaatgatagtacctgatagtacatgttgttacacaggttgtaccactgtacctaattaggtaggtacactgtaacagtgacacattaaaataaagtgttactgcCTTTTCCTTTAAAGCCACTACACAGTGGAAtgcaatagacctctgaagttcgcctacaaaaaagaacccaaacggccatctttgcccatataaggagatccggttgttaattgaagctaactacctatggcaagttgcattgcaagttagctctggggtagcaaaaatctaagtgtgccgccttcacgtaccggagatcacagtatccactcgaaggcagaggacaaaagtgtgttcaggaaaacgtctgcatttcataCTTTTTCATCCCCATGAGACTTTAACAGGTGCTATTAtttaaaatccccatgttattttcccataggaaaaatcgccagataccggatgtcaaagatggttgcttttttgtaggcgaacttcagaggtctataacAGATGACATAAAGAGCTGGAGTtccattaaaggaattatccggagtaaaatgcactttagatcgatttacggatgattgggagtacatacgttgagttgacatccaaatcatgtcattcggatgtgttttgagaaagttcgatgtttttagtcaaagctcgttagcgtggaagtgagaagggcaagtcatttcgccgctacaaaatgctatttttatacctcttctacagttccaaacaacattacacttacgtggtagtgagtagagggtccctaaagccaaaccgaagtatcccgaggtctttatgtggtcggatagagagtccagagtgattttcatcaagccagtacctttccggaaatgttgccatctttgctgctgtaggagtcgattgccaagtgtgctctggaaattcacaatttaaattaagccgtttaaaaaaaaaaaaaacatagtccagtccatacaacttcatttcaatacCAGagatactggactatgttttttttttttttttaaaccaacaTTTTGCATCACAACTGAAAGTATTGGGGCGTGGGAAACACAGTGGTTAAAGCTACATTACAATTTTTTGGGTTTATTcttagccaaaaaaaaaaaacatattttttcatTCATCTCATTCATCTGTAATTACTTCCACCAACAAATCAAAGTATTCTCGTAAGCATAGAATCTGCCATTTAGAATACATAGGACTGAGTCACACATGACGGCAGCCATGTTTCGGCCTCCATCCTTAGAATACAGTAGCCAAGGAGGGACATACCTGAAATTCTAGCTCTGCCTTTTGCGGAGTCTGTTGCAATATACCAGTTCACCGCTAGATGGGAGAGGAAATTTCACAATTGAATATATTCATTGTGATAAGTGGTAACCAGGTCAAGTAAGTAAATGaataaacaacataaatgttAATTTGTTGATTGATTTTTAGTCAGGTACTGTTTGTGACTGAGGTTTTCAaagcatatatatatagactaATTTGCCATATAATAGCCtaatgaatgtgtgttgtgtgtgtgtgtgtgatttctagtcattgattgtgtgtgtgtgtgtgtgtgtgtgtgtgtgtgtgtgtgtgtgtgtgtgtgtgtgtgtgtgtgtgtgtgtatgtgctctaGCACCACTACACGATCCCATTTCTGCTTCCCTTATGTTGGTCTGGGTGTGTTTATCACTTTCTTGGAGTGGAGGAGGCATGTCAATGAGATAACGTAGGATACTTGTGTGGACTTTGGTCCAGGAAATGTAATTGTTGGAATTTTCCTACTTCAGAAGgtctgtccgtctgtgtgtgtgtatgcgtgtatgtctgTACATattgtaattaaaaaaaaatctattggGATGATTTACTGCAAATTTTCAAAGGAGAAGAGCTTTGGTGTTCTAAAGGGTGAGAAcaagacattcattttcttaaCAGCACAGGACATGAATTATTAATAAGTTGAGAAGtaatagcctaatttaaatatattaaaaatgtcatgtaatgtgtaacattttacacatttttAGGAAAATTATTACTTTAAAcactttaaactttttttttactttttttaataaATCAGATTACTtctatgtttatgtgtgatcCCATACCTGAGCATTGCAATGATCCACCCAGGGTTGTATGTATAGTGTGTTATACACCATACCGAGCAGAGACTCGCATTTCGGTctttgtgtggatgtggatgctGGAATCTGGTTTGACTTTGTTTCACATTGCAAGCGATCTGCAGCTGCTTGACTGCTCTTGTTTACTTGGTTGTTCTCATAAAATGGCAACACCATTAGACAGTTTGAATCAATAGTCAGGGGTTAATGTTTGAAagcgtacagtatgtgcagtATTTGATACTGCCACTGATTACTGCCTAAATTACTCACTACTGAATGTCTCTCCTTCAACAGATCATTTTCGAGAGGCAAGCTGAACATGGCTAAGGCACCCACTCTCAAAAAGAGGTACCAAGCCTGCATGATCCTGAGTGGAGCTGGAGATGCACTGGGGTTCAACCACGGCAACTGGGAGTTTGAGTCAAATGGTGAAACAATCCATAAGCAGGTAGCAGCAATAGGGGGCTTGGAGAATCTGGATGTTAAGGAGTTTCCGATCAGTGATGACACTGTCATGCACCTTGCAACAGCTGAAGCCTTAGTGGAGACTGGAAAAGACGCATCATTAAAAGACTTGTATGGCACCTTGGTCAAAAAATACATACAGTGTATGGATGATATGGATGACAGGGCCCCAGGTAAGAATATATATTTAAAGAATGATGTTAAGCCCTTTTTTCTGATTTAATCTCAACTGGGAAAGATCAGAATGAAGCCTGTAGATGTAGACTAGGTGCTGCACTTGAAATCGCTGGGAAATGACAATGACACCAAGCTGCTTTTTACTTTATATTTACCAATTTGTTGAAGGTTTTTATACAAGCATATTATTTGACCTCCCACTGGTATGATTTATACCTCAGTCATGACCAATTCTTCTACAGTGTGTTACTTTAACATCCTCACTGTAGTAAAACCATATTATGTGACCTCCCACTGTTTTATGATGGTACGATTTATACCTCAGTCATGGCCAATTCTTCTACAGTGTGTTACTTTAACATCCTCACTGTAGTAAAACCATTAGGCTACCTCTACTCTCTCACATCTCCAGGTACCACATGCATTGGTGGCACTGTCCAATTAGCAGCAAACCAGGCGGGAGACTGGAGGATCCCTTTCAGCAAAGTTGGTGGGGGCTGTGGTGCTGCCATGAGGGCCATGTGTGTGGGCCTGCGCTTCCCCGAGCCTGAGCAGGAGCGCCTCCTGGTGGCCGTGAGTGTGGAGAGCGGCCGCAtgacccaccaccaccccacggGCTATCTGGGGGCGCTGGCTGCTGCGCTGTTCACAGCCTATGCGGTGAGGGGCGCACCACAGGTAGAGGCCTGGGGCCAGGGTCTGATGAAGGTGCTGGAGAAGGCCAAGGAGTATGTGCAGCAGGAGGGCTATTGTGTTGAAGAAAACCTGAAACATTGGTGAGAATTCAGCCTGAAAAGGGAATTCATgagattgtaggcctatatttttgatatattTGAAGGTGCCATGTGGAGTTTAGTTCATAACAGTTTAAAATGATATAGAGgcagccctcattttcaatgtagCCGAGATACAAACATCAGAGACGTCGTTAGGCTAATTTTGGGGGGGTTAAAGcaggggcgtagatttgcgtggggaccgaaggacgtgtccacaccaatgtcaaattaagactgaaatgtccccaccaatattcaggttgaaatgggggGAAAAGCGCTCACATGtgctacacaaagagttaaatcatttctcacttcagtgctgcggatcatctcgtacctataataactaccagtgcCGCAGTCTCCTGCGCAGCATGCAGCGCTTCAGCTTTACTTCACAAGGcatatgaagtgcgtccaaattcacccattcttctctgttaaactcctcgagaagtaggctactcatcacacatgtgtcacatggaagagccttttctcagcttttaaacggtgctagcaTTCTcgtgtatagttagctgttccagagtaatccggttttgaaataaattgtagcaaaattcaacatggtctttcggctttaagcatttcttaaaactgagctgtgcttacaacgcctagatatctgtaaatattagaatcagagaatatacaggcagctcatGGTTAAGAGTTtgacaatgtagccttaatgatttcttttcacaaaatgctaagcatgcatgtatttaaggttcttaaaactgagctgtccTTAAATGGGAcaatgatttcataacagaccaaatagaaaataaatgttaaatatagcctacatatctatacatattaaaatcagattatgtaggctacacagtatagttagatcaagttggacagtagcatatcttaatcatggatagtagttggacagtagcacattttaataattttatatatctatagtggctggtgaaagagttgagtttggtggtgatggtgggggggtggggttagtgtgtccccaccaaagctcagaccaaacctacgcccttgggtTAAAGCCACCCTAAGATGATCAAAAGCCCCCTAAAAAATTAGTAATAatatgcgtccaaattcacatcTATTTACCTCTGAATTGCTCTCGGTGTATTTATCTCACATAAATCACACAGATGTCACATGAAAGATCAGAACCGGTGCTTTTGAATGATATTAGCGGCTAGGTGCTGCTGACACATGGTTAGCAAGAAAACGTTGGACATGGGCTACATGAAATTTCATAACATGTCCATTCTGCACACAGCGCTTCGTCCATCTCAACTCTTGGTGGTATATCTTTTGGGTAAACGAGATGTAGCTTAATTCACAAATGACAAAGCCATGAGAAAGGTGATTTTC from Alosa alosa isolate M-15738 ecotype Scorff River chromosome 20, AALO_Geno_1.1, whole genome shotgun sequence includes the following:
- the LOC125285453 gene encoding ADP-ribosylhydrolase ARH1-like produces the protein MAKAPTLKKRYQACMILSGAGDALGFNHGNWEFESNGETIHKQVAAIGGLENLDVKEFPISDDTVMHLATAEALVETGKDASLKDLYGTLVKKYIQCMDDMDDRAPGTTCIGGTVQLAANQAGDWRIPFSKVGGGCGAAMRAMCVGLRFPEPEQERLLVAVSVESGRMTHHHPTGYLGALAAALFTAYAVRGAPQVEAWGQGLMKVLEKAKEYVQQEGYCVEENLKHWDYFGDSWRKYLQRRGILEGTGKAQFPDDYGVTARENFYRSVSFDGTGGASGHDAPMIAYDALLRAGNSWTELANHGFFHGGDSDSTAAIAAAWWGALYGFHNVPPKNYQKLEYHSRLSNVADKLYKLRGMPLS